attattattatgattattattattattattattattattagtattattattattattattattattattattattatcattattatatatcctGGGAAAGAGTTGAAATTGTCAAAAATGCACTAAATATCAGGAAAACACTACTGATAAATATTTGTCTTTTTAAGAAAAAGCTTTTAATTAaaccttattcttatttttcttgcTTTTAGTTAGAtcctacttattattattttttataactgttttactatttggttctgattttattattacactattttttaccttattttatttttttctggcttTTAATTAGTCCTTTTTATTATCTGTCTGGTTTTGattgttatttttattctatcataattttcattcatttgtttttaaatatcatattttattgGTGTTCATTTTAATTGGCTTTTTATGTCTTGCTTGCTTGTGTGCATTTTTTAACTCTCTTTCTCcctatgtaaagcactttgaccTGATtttttgtgtatgaaaggtgctatataaataaagtttattattattattatttttattattattattaataaatcgaCTTGGTGGGAGTAAATTTTACTGTGTACTTTAAAGTGTTAACAGtatttgtaatatattaattTGCAGTTATTTTTTCCAACATTTAAGTTACTTAATTGAATCTGAAGGACCATCTCTTACCTTTGAGGCCACATTTGCACTGTTTGTGCTTTAATAGCATCTAAAATTATACTCTATTAAGGTTAAAAAAGCCAAAGATTTTTGGTTCATATCTTCCTTTGCAGCACCTTTTTTATCTTAATAGAAAATGATTTTAGATGCTGTTCTCAACCTCTTAATGGAACAATGAGAGCAGAAAGGTTTATTCTATTGtctttatgttttattctttcccaaattaaagatttttttttctatttgttctaCAGGTATAAATCTACAGTCACTCATAAACGCTCCTGGATGATGGTAGTTCTTTGTTGGGGCATTGCTGCAGTGTGGGGATATATCCCTCTGTTCGGATGGAACGATTACACTACATTGGACAGAGAAAACCAAAGCAGTAGAAACTCCACCAGCTTCGAGTGCAGTTTCATGACCATTATCCCCACTTCATATCTTGTAAACTTCATATTCTTCAGCTCTTTACTTCCTTCTCTAGTTATTATGGCAGGGTTGTATTTGTACGTCTTTCTGACCACTAGAAGGCAGTTAAGAGCCCATATCGGTGAGACTCCAGTGTCCAGCACAGATTATCATAAAGAGCACAAGCTGGCCATCTCATTGGCTCTGGTCTTGGTTCTGATTTGTGTCTGTTGGCTCCCTCTGTTCATTATTCTGACTGTCAGATTATATGTTCGCAGCATTAAGGTTTCCTCTGCTATCATTCACTCAGGTGTTGTTCTGTCTCATGTTAATTCAGCTCTTAATCCCATAGTATACGCCTTCAGGATCCCCAAGATAAAAGAGACGTGTGTGAATCTGTGGAGGAGATTTTACCACAAAGAGCAGCTGGGAAATAAACACAGTGATGGTGCTGACTGCAATAGAGGCAGCAATGCAAAAAATATCAGTACCATACTGGAGGGGGCAGTACACACTCCAGCTGCTACTCATAACTCATGACAAACTGTAAACCTAAAGTGCTCTGAGTgtactataattattatattatgtcacattttttatttgtctaaattgtaaaaaaaatgccaTATATTGTTATTCCGCACTTTAACCCCTATTATTATTTTGGGGTTTAATTTTACCCCATTTATTGTTTAAAgtctttaaataaattattattgttctttttttgctTCATATTTATTGACCTTTCCTaatttaaagggtaactaaacttCCTGATTtaagctgactccacccttaagctcaaataaaaaaaaatgcttaaaagaaATGGAAGAAGTAGTTTGGGAGgtacactgggtgatgtatgggtttagaggcagggcaggtaGAGAGCTGATtgactgagctgcagcagcagcagtgtgcctctgatacactgtaaaaaacaaaacttaaaattgttctccttcaggtgatttttaagtcagctgaacaaaaaatattgaattgtacTCTAAATTATACcaaactagttgcctcaactAACGTTTTTAAAATTCTTGTTAAAAATTGGCTGaactaaatcatttgtgtttgcaaaattgacaaattgtagttgaactctagttgaggccgAGCCAACTACGctgctctactgcacatgctcagattgaccttttaGTTGAACGGGGTCTACGAAGCAATTCAGCAgaggttttcacctgatgttggtcatggtatttgcatattgggcgtgtccttccacctctcactcaccattagtgtgtagtcattccccacagactGCCTTCTTATGGAATTTGCATATGTATTATATACTATTAGcagcctggcctcagtgttgaaggctatataCTGGCTGAGTCCAGCTGGGaacatttgcattatttgcaatcTTATATGATTGACCATAAGGCAGGTATGAAATAGACTAAATAAATTCCCCAGTTGCTTTGTTAAATTAACCAAAATATAGTGttgcacccactaaatgattaaattaatgtacACCTTTTTATTGgcacaacttatttttttttaattgatcctAAATGATAGTCAGCGAAACTTATACACGTTAATGCACATTTCATAaaacttaaatcaggccaactaaAAGCACAAATTAAACGTTTAAGTTGATGAGAgttaatatttgaagtttcaatacatataatacatctggactaaagatttctagttggcaaaCAGCATgtggttttctttaaaacttaaaagtttgagttggtcttaaaactcaaaaatctagtgcagtaagttgccttgaaatttagagttttctcaactttttatatttttaaaggttaggaaatgtttataaaacattttaagcagaactggtatgtttcattacttccgaggaacacatttattttaaatgacttttcactaatttaaagggtaactaaacttcttgattttagctgactccactctcaagctcaaatttgaaaaatgatttaaaaaaacaaatgggaGGTGCATGGGTTTAGgggagtgatgtatgggtttaggggcagggcaggtgGGAgtgctgattgggctgagcagtgtgcctctgatagcagtgagacgcagatggttggacatctctagagggggcggtattattattatatggttTACATATTTTGAGTGCCCACATATCAAAGTAAGTGGACACATCACCCTtatctatagcacagttgaacctgagaggcaGAAATGTCCACAATAAAAGAGTTTTTTAGTTATGAAATAACTGTAAACAGGAATGGTTTGTTGTATTacttcaaataaacacatttcaggtattaatggaaaaaatatggtttagggtttagtgttttTTAATGGGGACAACTGGGTAAAaacatgactctctaaaccatcactgatcatcagtaaattctacatttcatttgtaaatcaagggatcagagtctggaggaagagtggagagacacacagtccaaactgcttgaggtctagtgtgaagtttccaccaatcagtgatggtttggagagaaatgtcatctgctggtgttgatccactgtgttttattatcaagtctaaaatcagtgcagttttgttttcccacaaaatcttacagcacttcatgcttcgtccctctgctactgacaacttttatggagatgcggttttcattttccagcaggacttggcacactgcccagagtatcaattggtcttatgtaataatctaaataaacgcttaaaatagatcactctgtgtgtaatacacagagtttcacattttcaacttgaaattactgaaataaagtaacttttcaataatattccccctttttttttagatacaccAGTACACTACCTTCCAAAATTTTTaagttattatggtctgtctccAAAAGTTATTGCTGGGTTCAAAAGATGTTAATAAATTTAaaggtaacaggagggttaaggacATTTGTACAATATCCTCTAGTTTTAGTTggcattaatgttattttaaagctAAAACTAACATTAATCTttgctcttttcttttctgtacttttcatttcatttaaacaaATGACCTGCAGTAACTCTGTTTGTCCAGCAGGTCGTCTCCGAACACCACATTAATCAGATACCTCAGTGTGACACTAAGCAGCAGAAGTTTCTGTAAActgttaaatactgtatttacagtaGCATGCAAAGGTTTTAGCAGCCATAGTCAGAATGTCTTATACTGTTCATAACAGTTTATAACTATAATGATAGTTAATAATTGATATTTGAGTAAGAATAGGTTAGTAAGATAAAATGATCTTCAGAAGTTACAGTTTCATACAGTTAAAGATGGACTTTTGGTAACACTGTATTTGGGTGGACCATTGTAGATGCCTCATACTGTAGATGGTCAACTAACATACAACTGAATGTCTACTATATAGAACCAAACCCTACACCTTAATCTATCCCTAGACCTAACCTTAAcaccttaaaatgccttgtcccgattacaggctacaggtgtacaaaaccctttttttctgcagtaaaataatttatttgagggtttgaaatctTCTACAGAACACTTTAAGAAGAAAatgcctgtttttttattatctacTCCAGTAataggaatcaacccaaattctgctggtttaaaatagacataaaagCTAGACAATCAtaataaaactaaaggtttggaggacattggTTAAAATCCCATTTTTCATTGGCTTAACAATTAAGTTTTCTCAGAACTCATTTTAATTGAATTATACTGGCCAGcatgtttatgcattaatattatattagttattcTGACTAAAACTCAAAGTCACATTTTATAGTGCATCTTATTAGGCAATGTCCCCTCTGtgtttatacttggcaactgaggAAAAGGTGTTCTTATACTTACTACATTAAGAGACACAAACTTTCATCTTCATCTATTTATCATctgcatttatactgttaaactggACTATACTGTATACACAGCAAAATTGCAAGTGTTAAatgaactcccacagagttgattttaactctttttcagggtttatataggtccacactctttggagttaaatcaacactttcaaaatagttaaacatttaacaccttgccagagttccttcttaactcacatttgtatttctttaacttcctaaattgttacactaacaatggaaagagttaaaaaaaattataattagtcaattaatatgactttttattatttaattattattcaggacaggttagcgtgtaattttccattgtatttcttagtgcattaccaacactttatcacaatttactgtacaaaggatggtaacttgctcttatagcctacaatatattggctagacaaacaaccattaaacaaaatataacacacaaCCCAATGGAagggagccctggtgggcaagagttcacactgatggtaagttaggatctgggggacacacccattatgcaaatgacgtgtttaactgggcggggtttaattaaatctctgtggagttggtcagtatttattgggtttagtgggattaacactaaaatattcaactctgtcaaatgaatgaatgagctaaaattacactttgagagtgaaaatcaactctcagctgtttaactctgaaatttcaactctcctgtttttgctgtgtagttttgtatgtttttatattgttGCAAAAAACGTGAAACccaataaaatatgattttttggtcccactttataataagtgtccctaagtaatATGTaattacacggtaacaatccatgtaactacagtgtaactactgatgaagtacacattgtcaCAGGTTAACTACaaaggtacaggttatgtaattacacatgtgtattaaggttaattttgacttgtgtaagtacacatgtacCAGGGTGAgcgtacttacacaagtaatagagcaagtgtacttacacatgtgtaacaatgtgtgtgtgataagttgagtataaacagATCCAACAGCtgttgtctagtatgtaattaggtcTGATTGAgtgcacacacattgttacacatgtgtaagtacacttgctctattacttgtgtaagtacgcTCACCCTGgtacatgtgtacttacacaagtcaaaataaaaatgaatacacatgtgtaattacataacctgtgcCTCTGTAGTTaacctgtaacaatgtgtacttcatcagtagttacactgtagttacatggattgttaccacgtaactacatagtacttagggacacttattataaagtgggaccgattttttttgttgttgaatgtACTTAAACAACTGTCCtaattattttattgaattatttcaatcttgttttattatttcattcattAACAGTATAATCCTGGTGTAGCACTTATGTGAATGCTAGGACACAGCCAGCATAGAGGAAACTAATTacctaaaaaaacacagagaccTGGCAGTCAACCGTTACAAAAATGACCTTCATGAATACCTCCGAACCACAAATATTCACCTTAAGTGAATCAGTTGAGTGATGTGTGGGAATATCCTGATTTGCATACAACAGATTacttttatttgagttcaaataaCTTAAGAGTTCACAGTAAGTGGtgaaggtagcctggggggatGACTATAAACTGATGGTAAGGGAGGGGAAACAGTGTGAGTTTCTGGAAAGGTTATACTGTCCAAACACCAGATataatctaaactctaaactctttatATTTCTTTGAAACAACTTTGTTCTGTGCAGTCAATAGAAGATAACTGAATTAATTCACTTCACAAtttaactctactgaaaaaaagtagacagtatactaatcattattatgctatagagaactaaagtgttcttgtagccacattattattaatcactatatttaaagttatatttaattaaaaaaaaaaaaattggtacttattatattttaattgtatagaAATAATGCAAAAGTGGTGCCTGTAACTGTTTAACTAactggttacagtgcattactggctgataatggcacttatagaacacctctcagccaatcacattgcagggttggaaatAACCAtggtataattaattaatttttaaatattaaatctaatGTTGCTGCAATGCCACTTGTTTCAAagttttaaattttagttttttgatgcttttttgtattattatgtcTAGACAAGCTGTATATTAAAGTTGCTGAATGCATTCATGACAAATATAGATAGTGTAGCATAATAAAATGGTTATTACATGGTAATGACTATGTTATTAGACTTTTTAACCATTTTACTCTATTAAAGATGCCAATAAGGTCATATTCACTCAATATATCACCTGAAAGTCAATAAATCAATAGAGTTTATTTATCAAATAggctaatttatttaaaaacagacacagacacaacAAATCatgttaaaatagatttttatttttttaagaaatcaaaTCACTCAAAAGAAACACAGCACATGTtgcaaagatagatagatagatagatagatagatagatagatagatagatagatagatagatagatagatagatagatagatagatagatagatagatagatagatagatagatagataagaatagaaaatataagggtataaaaaaaatctatacaaggtaaagaaaGTTGGACAAAGGTTTCACAAAGACtgtttacatacatttaatttatatttatttacactgtTTGCACTATTAATTAAAAGCACAGTACCTGTTGTTTTATTCAGTTGTTCATGGATGTTTCCAGACAGTTTGATAATCAGTGAAGAGCAGTTCATCCACTTTTTCTTATCATCTGTGCTGTCGGGTCTCTCAAGGAAGGCAATAGACTGTATAGTTATCACCGCAATAGGATGTTATTCCTCCCACAAACTATACAACCTACTACCTCACCTCGCGGGAACACAGTTCCAGATAGACAGAGCTCCTGATATTATTCCAGATCCAGTTCAGGAACACATGGCATGTATACAACTTCAgcccaaatcaaattaaatactaCTTTTCTTTGGTTATAATGTGATTATAAGGTGAATTCCACTGTTTCCAGAATACAAGAAATGCTGACTTGATGCCTTCTCTATTATAGATGCTTCATAGatgcttaactaacattcaaattatattaaaCATGTTATTGAACTCTCAGCTGGATGTATATGATTCCTAATACTTATtttaaccttaaacctaaccttaaatcAGCCTTAAAACCTAACCGCAAGCCTAAAATAACCTAAAACTTAAGTTTGACCCTAAACTTAACACTCAAAGAGTAAATTAGGATATATGGGGATAGATTAAGGTGTTGGGTTACATTTAATAggaaatcatttacatttaacatatagagttcagttgcatttaatggaCTTTAACTTATAATTTAATGGaattagttgaatgttagttgtaGACAGTGGATCTACAAGACATAAATAATggaccatctatctatctatctatctatctatctatctatctatctatctatctatctatctatctatctatctatctatctatctatctatctatctatctatctaagtttGCTGGATGgtcttacaatgtttttttttttattatttaacttaaaagtttatttaacttaaaagTTAAAGCTAAAATTGCTGCCTACCGAATTGCTTTCGGTATGTTCTGATTACATAGTGATGCAAAGCTTTATTATGTCACACCTGAACCTTTTTAGAACCTTTTTAGAACGTTTTTAGAACATTTAAAGCATTATGTCTGTGAAGTTGCAAGCAATTTTTTCCCAAATCTTTTCGAaacgttgctaaacattcttttAATGTTCATTGTTAGCTGGTTTGCTGCCTGGTTTTAAATGCAAAGTTGTAATACAGACCTCTATATCCACAAAAAATTGCATCCTGAATATGAACATTTAGCTGTTTTGTCATTAGATTTTAGCATTCAACACAACTAGTGTACTAAACTTAGTGACATGGCTTGGTGCCAGCCTGCCTTAGAAAATGAATATTTGAATATGCTGCATTTCGGGGTTTATATTATTTAGTAATGAATAATATTTTTGACCAAAGAAGGACGAGTATCCCTAGTGGTCTCTATCATGCTTATTTCTAGGAACAAACCTTATTTTGTCTTGTCTCTTTTTGTCTGATTTCTAAAAAAATATGGTGCTGTAtaaattgtcgctgtccaatgaaaaactctgaatctccaaaacagcaactttacaggagagagataaaacattcttaacttttaatggaagttaatgtaaaaataaaaaaaagtttatttcaggtcattttgaagaatttaaacTGGTTTATTCATCAAGGGACAACTTGTGTGTtctaattatgtagtaaactaaaaattaaaatcctgtttttccattggacagcgatgGAATTCATTGAATTTAAGTTGATGACTTAAATCAAAGTATCAAGAGAACACCTGAGATTGTTGATCATGTTGCACCAACACAATGTCCATTCGCCTATGAGCAGAGCGTAGATCAGTCTGTCTCCTTAGGAAAGACAGTAGATTGTATAGTTATCTCAGAGGGAGGATTAAAACCCCACAACTATTCAATCTACTACCTCAGCCTTAAGGACAGTAGCTTCCACACCCAGGCTGTGATCTCATCCCATCATGAGTCTGGATGAAGATAAGAAGAGGACAGAAATCATAAGTCATGCTACAGCTATTATATTTAACATTGATCTTTTACTGTtggtttatattaataattagttcAATTAGAACcaatcaaatcaaaccaaaacCAATCAAACCAAATGATCAAAACATGGGATTGAAACACTGGGAAGAAGAACACCAtcagaaatacagttaaaaaaatccAGGTTTGGGTGCTGATCGATATGGATTAGTTCAGATCCACCAGCAGCTCATCTAATTTATTTAGATGAAGGACTAGAT
This DNA window, taken from Astyanax mexicanus isolate ESR-SI-001 chromosome 5, AstMex3_surface, whole genome shotgun sequence, encodes the following:
- the LOC103022025 gene encoding adenosine receptor A1-like; the protein is MASSSRWSYIPLEGVIAAACCLGNVLVIWAVRTGGALRQPTFCFITALAVADFLVGSAAIPLSVLVDIHLKISFHACVFMCCAFIMVKIVSVALLLAIAVDRFLRVYIPFRYKSTVTHKRSWMMVVLCWGIAAVWGYIPLFGWNDYTTLDRENQSSRNSTSFECSFMTIIPTSYLVNFIFFSSLLPSLVIMAGLYLYVFLTTRRQLRAHIGETPVSSTDYHKEHKLAISLALVLVLICVCWLPLFIILTVRLYVRSIKVSSAIIHSGVVLSHVNSALNPIVYAFRIPKIKETCVNLWRRFYHKEQLGNKHSDGADCNRGSNAKNISTILEGAVHTPAATHNS